One window of Magallana gigas chromosome 2, xbMagGiga1.1, whole genome shotgun sequence genomic DNA carries:
- the LOC105347115 gene encoding NEDD4 family-interacting protein 1 produces MDRSSIRYEVLHETESSTPAEPVNLVMVVPPPEYPGTYGQGAANQKLPTYAEATTLPTYEEAERSKFQEAHQDSDSNIENPDEISAHEGRLFRTTTLGTDGMFLCAFVMAFFFNWIGFLCSICLFNTIAGRCGALSGLGLSIVKWICIVRHNKWASDWADGDSWVWWLLLLCGMLIFLRGAIHYIKTKYEWTQIQNSLRNRNLFLF; encoded by the exons ATGGATAGAAGTTCCATCCGCTATGAAGTG ctTCATGAGACTGAATCCAGCACACcagctgaacctgtcaatctgGTGATGGTAGTGCCGCCTCCGGAATATCCAGGGACTTATGGTCAAG gCGCTGCCAACCAAAAGCTCCCAACATATGCAGAGGCCACAACCCTGCCCACTTACGAGGAGGCAGAACGCTCAAAGTTTCAGGAGGCTCATCAAGATTCTGATAGCAATATAGAGAATCCAGAT GAAATTTCTGCGCATGAAGGCCGTTTATTTAGAACAACAACACTTGGCACAGATGGCATGTTTTTGTGTGCTTTTGTCA TGGCTTTTTTCTTTAACTGGATCGGGTTTTTGTGTTCAATCTGCCTGTTCAACACAATAGCAGGTCGATGTGGGGCTCTATCTGGGCTTGGTCTCTCCATTGTTAAGTGGATTTGTATTGTTAGG CACAACAAGTGGGCCAGCGACTGGGCTGATGGAGATTCCTGGGTCTGGTGGCTGCTGCTTCTCTGTG GAATGCTTATTTTCCTGAGAGGAGCCATTCATTACATCAAGACAAAATATGAGTGGACCCAGATCCAAAACAGCCTTAGGAATCGAAACCTATTCCTGTTTTAA
- the LOC105347110 gene encoding zinc finger matrin-type protein 5 has translation MGRRYYCDFCDKSFADNPTHRKNHLKGVQHQRNRKAHYDSFRNPEIVLQDELSKRPCKNFISTGMCNFMDNCKFSHLTDERKADLERIVKEKQKVREDKTRALEDKDPEKTLSEWLSKRSKTDDQDVNEVGIVSEAPLLPVYEIPPHVAQLQNPPPSVLPPPPDVLRGLSFVDWG, from the exons ATGGGTAGAAGATATTATTGTGATTTTTGTGACAAATCATTTGCAGATAACCCTACACATCGTAAAAACCATCTAAAGGGTGTTCAGCATCAACGGAACAGAAAGGCACACTATGATTCGTTTAG AAATCCAGAAATAGTTCTTCAAGATGAGCTGTCAAAACGACCATGCAAGAACTTTATAAGCACAGGGATGTGTAATTTTATGGACAATTGTAAGTTCTCACACTTAACCGATGAAAGAAAAGCAGATCTTGAGAGAATagtcaaagaaaaacaaaaagtcAGAGAAGATAAAACAAGGGCATTGGAGGACAAAGACCCAGAGAAGACACTGTCCGAATGGTTATCGAAGCGGTCAAAGACAGATGATCAGGATGTGAATGAAGTGGGCATCGTGAGTGAGGCTCCTCTTCTTCCAGTGTATGAAATTCCTCCTCATGTAGCTCAGCTCCAGAACCCTCCACCTTCTGTACTACCCCCTCCCCCAGATGTTCTCAGAGGACTGTCTTTTGTGGACTGGGGTTGA